The proteins below come from a single Seriola aureovittata isolate HTS-2021-v1 ecotype China chromosome 23, ASM2101889v1, whole genome shotgun sequence genomic window:
- the LOC130164629 gene encoding serine/threonine-protein kinase DCLK2-like, with amino-acid sequence MSLSKTLELEHFDERDKVRRGRSTRAKRDDSTSSGGGGGSGPSSRGSSLVPSPAHSANCSYYRTRTLQALTSEKRAKKVRFYRNGDRYFKGLVYAVSSDRFRSYDALLMELTRSLADNLHLPQGVRTIYTIDGSKKISSMDELVEGECYVCASNEPYRKVDYTKISIPSWKPGASAGTGQAGSPRSTTVSTGVSASTATPSKDRPEVREGRESKDFIKPKLVTVIRSGVKPRKAVRILLNKKTAHSFEQVLADITEAIKLDSGAVKRLYTLDGKQLTCLQDFFGDDDVFMACGPEKFRYAQDDFVLTHSSKTQPFLNECRAKVSRSAAPQKTTTPKTPSSSGLSSSKTPPKGPARTKSPAPANEGSGSQSAGKSARSSPSPTSPGTRRSLKVSPHRASSTDVNGETEQSDDTTVEVNGNRSVSSSIINDKYKVGKVIGDGNFAVVKECVERSTGQEYALKIIDKARCCGKEHLIENEVAVLRRVRHPSIIQLIEVDETPSQLFLVMELVKGGDLFDAITSSTKYSERDASAMVFNLAGAIKYLHRMNIVHRDIKPENLLVCEYPDGTKSLKLGDFGLATVVEGPLYTVCGTPTYVAPEIIAETGYGLKVDIWAAGVITYILLCGFPPFRSENNVQEELFDQILRGKLEFPSPDWDTISLPAKMLISQMLQVNVDARFTAEEVLSHPWVTDEAPVDSATVSSTEDPTSAETLEPEQESPVLETKQVPSPLV; translated from the exons ATGTCTCTGAGTAAGACCCTCGAGCTGGAGCACTTTGACGAACGCGACAAGGTTCGCCGGGGACGCTCCACCAGGGCCAAGAGAGATGACTCCACGAgcagtggtggaggtgggggttcTGGCCCCAGCTCCAGGGGCAGCAGCCTGGTTCCTAGCCCTGCCCACAGCGCCAACTGCAGCTACTACCGGACCCGAACCCTGCAGGCGCTCACTTCGGAGAAACGGGCCAAAAAGGTCAGGTTCTACCGCAATGGAGACCGGTACTTCAAGGGTCTGGTGTACGCCGTTTCCAGTGACCGCTTTCGTTCCTACGACGCACTGTTGATGGAGCTGACGCGCTCGTTGGCGGATAACCTGCATCTGCCGCAAGGGGTGCGCACAATCTACACTATAGATGGCAGCAAGAAGATCAGCAGTATGGACGAGCTGGTGGAAG GTGAGTGCTACGTCTGTGCCTCCAACGAGCCTTACCGAAAGGTCGACTACACCAAGATCTCCATCCCGAGCTGGAAGCCCGGAGCCAGCGCTGGGACCGGCCAGGCGGGCTCCCCCCGGTCCACCACGGTGTCCACCGGGGTGTCGGCGAGCACCGCCACCCCCTCCAAAGATCGCCCTGAAGTTCGAGAGGGCAGGGAGAGCAAAGACTTCATCAAGCCCAAGCTGGTGACGGTGATCCGCAGCGGCGTGAAGCCTCGCAAGGCGGTGAGGATCCTGCTGAACAAGAAGACGGCGCATTCCTTCGAACAAGTTCTGGCCGACATCACCGAGGCCATCAAGCTGGACTCTGGGGCCGTGAAGAGGCTCTACACGCTGGATGGGAAACAG ctgacTTGTCTGCAGGATTTTTTCGGCGATGACGATGTGTTCATGGCGTGTGGGCCGGAGAAGTTTCGTTACGCTCAGGACGACTTtgtgctcacacacagcagcaaaacacagCCCTTTTTGAatg AATGCAGGGCCAAAGTGTCTCGCTCCGCTGCCCCTCAGaaaactacaactcccaagaCTCCCAGCAGCTCCGGGTTGTCGTCCTCTAAGACTCCACCCAAAGGCCCGGCCAGAACTAAGTCTCCTGCCCCAG CCAATGAGGGCTCAGGATCACAGTCAGCGGGGAAGTCGGCCAGGTCCAGCCCCTCCCCCACCAGCCCCGGGACTCGACGCAGCCTCAAG GTCTCTCCTCATCGTGCATCTTCCACCGATGTGAATGGAGAGACCGAGCAGTCAGACGACACCACtgttgaag TGAACGGCAATCGATCGGTTTCTTCCTCCATCATCAACGATAAGTACAAAGTTGGCAAAGTGATCGGAGATGGAAACTTTGCCGTGGTGAAGGAGTGTGTGGAGAG GTCGACGGGACAAGAGTACGCCCTGAAGATCATCGACAAAGCTCGCTGCTGTGGGAAG gagcaTCTGATAGAGAACGAGGTGGCGGTGCTGCGGAGGGTTCGGCATCCGAGCATCATCCAGTTAATCGAGGTGGATGAAACGCCCTCTCAGCTGTTCCTGGTCATGGAGCTCGTCAAG GGCGGCGACCTGTTCGACgccatcacctcctccacaaAGTACAGCGAGCGTGACGCCAGCGCCATGGTGTTCAACCTGGCAGGAGCCATCAAGTACCTGCACCGGATGAACATCGTCCACCGAGACATCAAACCAGAGAACCtgctg GTGTGCGAGTATCCGGACGGCACGAAGTCGCTGAAGCTGGGGGACTTCGGTTTGGCGACAGTAGTGGAGGGACCGCTCTACACCGTGTGCGGCACGCCGACGTACGTTGCCCCGGAGATCATCGCCGAGACCGG CTATGGTCTGAAGGTGGATATCTGGGCAGCTGGAGTGATCACCTACATCCTGCTGTGTGGGTTCCCTCCATTCAGAAG tgagAATAATGTGCAGGAGGAGTTGTTTGATCAGATCCTCAGAGGGAAGCTGGAGTTTCCATCTCCAGACTGGGACACCATCAGCCTGCCTGCAAAG ATGCTGATTAGTCAGATGCTGCAGGTGAACGTGGATGCTCGTTTCACGGCCGAGGAGGTCCTATCACACCCCTGGGTGACG GACGAGGCTCCCGTCGACTCTGCGACTGTGAGCAGCACCGAAGACCCGACCAGCGCAGAAACACTGGAACCAGAGCAGGAGTCACCAGTACTGGAAACCAAACAGGTTCCCTCTCCTCTGGTCTAA